The following proteins come from a genomic window of Streptomyces sp. Sge12:
- the lanKC gene encoding class III lanthionine synthetase LanKC: MRNERWVYRFLFAWNDTLFFDPLDVFYEPNADHFLAAFDETVRARFVRSGIWWSHRHNPALPAQGWKIHVSSSHRHVREVATSVIGHLTERGIDFKIALDLNIFEMLNSKSISRGSGGKLVTVYPRDDDEFRSCLADLARLLDGVEGAYVLSDLRYRDSKALYFRYGQFLDTHTVDVLGRRRPRILGPDGPVPDDRRPGHARPGWVPWPFDDWKPEGDEGDEGDGELLGGRFRVTGAIQFSNSGGVYTAEDTEDDDRPVLLKEARPHTNINPRQDHDAVDILGREWMFLNRLADVGAYPAPIARFRHWEHHYIAEEFVDSSDIRSVLLERNPLARPGFDIERSREYLRIFLAVFRGLARAIRAAHDRGVILADFTAANLLIDPDTYEVTIVDLEACRLAETPDGGAGSTGSAEAALEQPVELYTPGFSLSRNRFKAYGPEGDRYALASTMAYFVFPIAAMSYLREDVLDLYRIFITEGLGWPARVHDLITDLARDRIDLDGVLKALEDEGDLLDRVETAPRRPVVEERLALAEAEAAVGAFVLATADTGRDTLFPVDPFAHVTNPLSLGFGAGGVLWALHSSGIPVRPEWRAWLSRRLAGIDPARYPDGLMNGLSGIAWAADTLGLGIQARELLAQANRRAVEKGDHTFYYGLSGVGMTNLRFFLRSHDPRDLAAAQECAQALCETARRDGGRTHWLNEFSAKGPLTGLGFGQAGVAMFLLRMHQVTGEARYLRLGREALDWEMAHAEPIDDEGGPVMFAHEGTMEPYVEVGSAGVLKVLLRYGDLDAARTVLRGLDVRYSVMPGYAFGMAGVADALLDAAQFTGDRSYRDTALRQLDFVRRVFLFEPSERFGPPRAAGRPPLLALPGDGLLRCSTDYLTGSAGVLRVLNRVNRGGPADFLLDEVGR, translated from the coding sequence ATGCGCAACGAACGCTGGGTCTACCGCTTCCTCTTCGCGTGGAACGACACCCTGTTCTTCGACCCGCTCGACGTCTTCTACGAGCCGAACGCGGACCACTTCCTCGCCGCGTTCGACGAGACGGTGCGGGCCCGGTTCGTCCGCAGCGGCATCTGGTGGAGCCACCGGCACAACCCGGCCCTGCCCGCTCAGGGCTGGAAGATCCACGTGTCGTCGAGCCACCGCCACGTGCGCGAGGTCGCCACCTCGGTGATCGGGCACCTGACGGAGCGCGGGATCGATTTCAAGATCGCTCTCGACCTCAACATCTTCGAGATGCTCAACTCCAAGTCCATCTCCCGGGGCAGCGGCGGCAAGCTCGTCACCGTCTACCCCCGCGACGACGACGAGTTCCGCAGCTGCCTGGCCGACCTGGCCCGCCTCCTGGACGGCGTCGAGGGGGCCTACGTCCTGTCGGACCTGCGCTACCGGGACAGCAAAGCGCTCTACTTCCGCTACGGCCAGTTCCTCGACACGCACACCGTCGACGTCCTCGGGCGCAGGCGGCCGCGGATCCTCGGACCCGACGGCCCCGTCCCCGACGACCGGCGCCCGGGGCACGCGCGGCCCGGCTGGGTGCCCTGGCCGTTCGACGACTGGAAGCCCGAGGGGGACGAGGGGGACGAGGGGGACGGCGAGCTGCTGGGGGGCCGCTTCCGGGTGACCGGCGCGATCCAGTTCTCCAACAGCGGCGGCGTGTACACCGCCGAGGACACCGAGGACGACGACCGCCCGGTGCTCCTGAAGGAAGCCCGCCCGCACACCAACATCAACCCCCGCCAGGACCACGACGCCGTGGACATCCTGGGCCGCGAGTGGATGTTCCTGAACCGGCTGGCCGACGTCGGTGCGTACCCGGCGCCGATCGCGCGGTTCCGGCACTGGGAACACCACTACATCGCCGAGGAGTTCGTCGACAGCTCCGACATCCGCTCCGTGCTCCTCGAACGCAATCCGCTCGCGCGGCCGGGGTTCGACATCGAGCGGTCGCGGGAGTACCTGCGGATCTTCCTGGCGGTCTTCCGCGGGCTGGCCCGCGCGATCCGGGCCGCACACGACCGCGGCGTGATCCTCGCGGACTTCACCGCCGCGAACCTGCTGATCGACCCGGACACCTACGAGGTGACCATCGTCGACCTGGAGGCCTGCCGGCTGGCCGAGACCCCCGACGGGGGCGCCGGGAGCACCGGGAGCGCCGAAGCGGCGCTGGAACAGCCGGTCGAGCTGTACACCCCGGGCTTCAGCCTCTCCCGCAACCGCTTCAAGGCGTACGGGCCGGAGGGCGACCGGTACGCCCTCGCCTCCACCATGGCGTACTTCGTCTTCCCGATCGCCGCCATGTCGTACCTGCGCGAGGACGTCCTCGACCTGTACCGCATCTTCATCACCGAGGGACTGGGCTGGCCGGCGCGGGTCCACGACCTGATCACCGACCTGGCCCGGGACCGCATCGACCTCGACGGCGTGCTGAAGGCCCTGGAGGACGAGGGCGACCTGCTCGACCGGGTCGAGACCGCGCCCCGGCGCCCGGTCGTCGAGGAGCGGCTCGCCCTGGCGGAGGCGGAGGCCGCGGTGGGCGCGTTCGTCCTGGCCACCGCCGACACCGGCCGCGACACGCTGTTCCCCGTGGACCCGTTCGCCCACGTCACCAACCCGCTGAGCCTGGGCTTCGGAGCCGGCGGGGTCCTGTGGGCGCTGCACTCCAGCGGCATCCCGGTCCGGCCCGAATGGCGCGCCTGGCTGAGCCGCAGACTGGCGGGCATCGATCCGGCCCGCTACCCGGACGGCCTGATGAACGGCCTGTCCGGCATCGCCTGGGCGGCCGACACGCTCGGGCTCGGCATCCAGGCGCGCGAACTGCTGGCACAGGCCAACCGGCGCGCGGTGGAGAAAGGCGACCACACCTTCTACTACGGCCTCTCCGGGGTCGGCATGACGAACCTGCGCTTCTTCCTGCGCAGCCACGACCCCCGCGACCTCGCCGCGGCGCAGGAGTGCGCGCAGGCCCTGTGCGAGACGGCGCGGCGCGACGGCGGACGTACCCACTGGCTGAACGAGTTCTCCGCGAAGGGGCCGCTGACCGGGCTGGGCTTCGGGCAGGCCGGGGTCGCCATGTTCCTGCTGCGCATGCACCAGGTGACCGGGGAGGCCCGCTACCTGCGGCTCGGGCGGGAGGCGCTCGACTGGGAGATGGCCCACGCCGAGCCGATCGACGACGAGGGCGGCCCGGTCATGTTCGCGCACGAGGGGACGATGGAGCCGTACGTCGAGGTCGGTTCCGCGGGCGTGCTGAAGGTACTGCTGCGCTACGGGGACCTGGACGCGGCCCGCACCGTCCTGCGCGGGCTGGACGTCCGGTACTCGGTGATGCCGGGGTACGCCTTCGGCATGGCCGGGGTCGCCGACGCGCTGCTGGACGCGGCGCAGTTCACCGGCGACCGGTCGTACCGCGATACGGCGCTGCGCCAGCTCGACTTCGTCCGCAGGGTCTTCCTCTTCGAGCCCTCCGAACGCTTCGGGCCGCCGCGCGCCGCAGGCCGGCCGCCCCTGCTGGCCCTCCCGGGCGACGGACTGCTGCGCTGCTCCACCGACTACCTGACCGGCTCGGCGGGCGTGCTGCGGGTGCTGAACCGGGTGAACCGGGGCGGCCCGGCCGACTTCCTGCTGGACGAGGTCGGGCGGTGA
- a CDS encoding class III lanthipeptide, protein MSVLKLQNMEARTTQSAAATVSLTSSNSNCCKSPHEPENPN, encoded by the coding sequence ATGAGCGTCCTCAAGCTTCAGAACATGGAAGCCCGCACCACACAGAGCGCTGCCGCCACCGTCAGCCTGACGAGCAGCAACAGCAACTGTTGCAAGTCTCCGCACGAGCCGGAGAACCCGAACTGA